The Anas acuta chromosome 2, bAnaAcu1.1, whole genome shotgun sequence genome contains a region encoding:
- the BHLHE22 gene encoding class E basic helix-loop-helix protein 22 has translation MERALGLPAEEDLFHKSLAASAKRMESAFRSPPGLDLSHPRDRQPSPLACYEAAEPEALLQPGGGGGGGGGGGGGGGDPLGLPPGSVCVKYGESASRSSVAESSGGEQSPDDDSDGRCELLLRGPGGDPRDASPAVGGGGGSGGGGGGGVGPKAAEGGCSNSHGHGGSKKSKEQKALRLNINARERRRMHDLNDALDELRAVIPYAHSPSVRKLSKIATLLLAKNYILMQAQALEEMRRLVAYLNQGQAISAASLPSSAAAAAAAAAALHPALGAYEQAAGYPFSAGLPPATSCPEKCAIFNSVSSSLCKQCTEKP, from the coding sequence atGGAGCGGGCGCTGGGGCTGCCCGCCGAAGAGGACCTCTTCCACAAGAGCCTGGCCGCCTCGGCCAAGCGCATGGAGTCCGCCTTCCGCTCGCCCCCGGGGCTCGACCTGTCGCACCCCCGCGACCGCCAGCCCTCGCCGCTCGCCTGCTACGAGGCGGCCGAGCCCGAGGCGCTGCTGCAGcccggcggaggaggaggcggcggcggcggaggcggcggcggcgggggggacCCGCTGGGGCTGCCGCCGGGCTCCGTGTGCGTCAAGTACGGCGAGAGCGCCAGCCGCAGCTCGGTGGCCGAGAGCAGCGGCGGCGAGCAGAGCCCCGACGACGACAGCGACGGCCGCTGCGAGCTGCTGCTGCGCGGCCCCGGGGGGGACCCCCGCGACGCCTCGCCGGCGgtcggcggcggcgggggcagcggcggcggcggcggcggcggcgtggGGCcgaaggcggccgaggggggctgCTCCAACAGCCACGGGCACGGCGGCAGCAAGAAGTCCAAGGAGCAGAAGGCGCTGCGCCTCAACATCAACGCGCGGGAGCGGCGGCGGATGCACGACCTGAACGACGCGCTGGACGAGCTGCGGGCCGTCATCCCCTACGCGCACAGCCCCTCGGTGCGGAAGCTGTCCAAGATCGCCACGCTGCTCCTGGCCAAGAACTACATCCTCATGCAGGCGCAGGCCCTGGAGGAGATGCGGCGCCTCGTGGCTTATCTCAACCAGGGCCAGGCCATCTCCGCCgcctccctgcccagctccgccgcggcggcggcggcggcggcggccgcgctGCACCCCGCCCTCGGCGCCTACGAGCAGGCGGCCGGCTACCCCTTCAGCGCCGGGCTGCCCCCCGCCACCTCCTGCCCGGAGAAATGTGCCATTTTCAACAGCGtctcctccagcctctgcaAACAGTGCACGGAGAAGCCTTAa